AACGGAATTTCGCTAAGACAATGCTAAGCTGgtcaaacattataaaaatagaaGTTAAGGTTTACTGTTTCAGTGTAGATACTGTAGCAATAATTGAACTCTTCTACTCgtttatactacatgtatttgtatcGCTAGACAGATAACGTAGCGATAGCATACTGAAAACTTTAAGAATACCTGTATCTACCACGCATTACGCTCAGGGGTGTAGCAAATCAAACTAAATGAAACGTTACGAATCAGTTAAATGAACTGGATATTATTATCGGCTATCTAAAGAGTagacatttgaaattttaataagctgacatttttatgaaaacgtTCAGTACCAGGAactattttgttctttttttttagataacaTGTGTAACTATAAAAAGTCAGgataataaatgcaaaattacTTCTAAATAATTTGCTATCAACAAAGAATCTACAATGCCTTTTATTTCTAGttgtgattaaaaaaaaaataaagcattgtGCAATCGTCTACATTCCGATGAACAAAGTCCaacatggtttaaaaaaaaaacaaatttggaaATTTACTCCTGTTGACTACATTCTCTTCCCAAGTCCAGTCAATAGaatattaatgtaatatttacatgctggtatacaatgtattaaaTGTAAACGGAACAATTATAAGTGCCTAAGCTTCACTGAATACGCTTAGtttctacaaattatatgcataaAGATAGatacaatatcttttattttttgtacacagaCAAATTGGAGtataactatatatcatatatctattttatttatccattcttttacgtttatttgcaacaaacaATATCCTTACAATATATGACCTATTGAATGCTCGTACGTAcaaaaaagctgtatttttccagtatttggacggttcaataTTTCCATGTTCAACATACGATAAAACCCGAATCGCGTGAAAATGTTCGGAATGTAATtataaatcggatgaagtaggcgctctatctACAGCGTTTGATTATGGATGGACAGATTAGTAAGCTTTACAATGAAACTGTcgttaatacatgaaacataattcTAAGCATATATCCATGTACACAAAAGAAATATGTACGCACAAGAAACAGTGtctgtaaataaagataaaatccagaaattacataaattatatagcACCACCGAAATATGTTTAACACAAAACATGAGTCATGAATTAAAAGACTTGAATAAACGATTACATGTATAACTGGTGCATTTTTTCAGACGTTGGTATCATTTGAAACCCTACAAATTCTTATTGATACACTGTCTTCTATATCTTATCTGTAAAGTTTTACCTATTAACACTTCAAAATGTggtcaaattaaatcaaatactaCAAATTAAATCCATAATATATTCCACTATAGAAAATCCTGAAAATGATTCTTTGTagactaaaactaaaaatatagatGATTTAATAGTGCCTGTTTAGAATTCAATTGTTACGCAATGAGTTTTAGAATAACACAATGTACTTATTATCTTCCGTTTTTCTTCAATCAACTCAATTCTAGCAGTAATTTGTAATACTTCCTCTGACCTTATGTATTTGTGTAGCTAAGATTCAACAGGGATCAAATACTCTACTAATATCTTTTATCACGGTCAGTCAGGTGATTCACCTGGATGGAACAAACTGACCGTTTCTTGACCTCACTCGCATTCATGTATTTTAAGGAAGCTCCTCCTAAAATTCGGGTGTAGGGCCTACACCAGACCAGCTTATGAAATACTgttctacttgtacgtggtcaaatatttctgttttccaTTATTGAAGCAGTGAAAGTTGTTTCAACCAGCGCCCTTTAAAAGATTTTGAGTAGGGTTAAATTCGGTGATAGACTGGCCATTTGACCGATGATAAAGAATTCGTCAtacaatttaagttttttttttatattttttctttgattctgtgtaatagtgacaaatgccagtctattttagaaattttctcaAGGAACGGATTGTAATAGGATATTAAACATATGCTTTAGACTgactatattcacaattttaaaaagaaacgttttgaaaaatattatacaacGGTCTAGGAGTTAGTCTAAATTGTCATTTGCGAAGACATTTTTTTCGGGTGTAAATAATGTCATGATATTGGTCCGTAGGAAATCTAGACAGAAACGGTTAATGGAGGAGCAAATGAAAAGGGCAAGGCAGATATCCAAACAAATGTATTCTTACAatacttttttctctcatttcatggcatacatgacaatatgaggcacaatgttataaaaatacatagtGAGGTATGTTGTTCAACGTGTCAAAGATTGATGACTTTTTCAtccaaggatttttttttctcacttcaGTTTCTCATTAAAAAAGTAGGTACCGTTAGATGAAAATGTATGATGAGAACTAAATCCTTAGGCCCCGCCTACACCAAAGCTTGAACTTCCCTTATTTTTCTGCCAACGAATCAGACTACTTCATTATTTCAAGTATTAATAGGTTTGCAACTTGAACATTAGTAATAATTATTCACTAAGACAGCCAGTCAAATCCGTTATATTTACTTGAAATAACCCATAAAATATTGATTACACCAAGGCAATATATCTACCATTAACGCTCCCACTAGAGCCTTCAATGACGCCATTGTAAGGCAATGGTACAGAAATACCCCGACTAAATTTATATCCTGGCTGTTCTTTTCAGAGCATGTCAAATATCTACTGTTAATTAATTctggaaattcatcaaataaaaggttttatatttgattttttaaagtccaaaaaatGTCAGTTGACCCCGTCTGTCCTTAATgtcatatatattataatactCTCTTATTTTCTTTAGTCTGTGTAGGTATAAACGCTTTCTGACTGGCTATGAAATAATAGTATTTTTATCACAAGCCTAACTTTGTAACGATTGCCGGTATGCGGCCCGTTGTCGATTTACATTCGTGAAAATAGTAAACTTGTAAAACTTGAAGAcagttcgttcaaatgtaattttctgataaaatgatttgcttgattttaccagaaatatttgtCGACGCTCGACGATTACAATATAATCAGCATGAACATAGTATATCGGATCCTTTATCTGAAATTACTAttttacactaattaatttaaaggtgaatcctgaaacacactctaccaatttagacatcagtCTCCAGATCTCATTTATACGAGATTGCGAGTTGAGCGAAGAGCCTGTTCTATCCGAATAATGCTGAGCATATTATTGGATCAACTGTTTTTCACATCCTTGGTACGCGACCAGGGATCGAATCCGCGACCTTCCGCACCGGAAGCGGGCGCTCTTtcattatacaaaattaattcacTGAAAGTGGAATCTTTTTCCATGATAGCTCAGTGGCAGAGTGTTCTGCACCTGATCGAGAGCTCTGGAGTTTAGCCCCACcggagagagagacagagacagagacagagagacaGAGTGGACAGAGTGGACACAATAAGGCATAGTAGCTTTTCCAGCAAAGGCATTGTATTCCTGATGGATAGATCTTCGAGATGACGTAAAAACATTTCAGCTGGCCAGACACAGATAATTAGTCGCGACTATATTTGATATACGCTTTAGGATTTTGACACTGGTaaagagaagttattaaaatgtgacaatgaaaaattgatattgtaaataaaagaaatataaggcagttattgaaatgcttacataaaggaataCGAAGCTGAAAACTGgataaaacttttattatttcaaaagaaagcatttttaggaaaataggaaaaatatgtaaagaactTATCCTTAACTGCGAGCAATGATGGtaataaggtacagttacctgcccttcgttacccaactaaaggaagtgtatccgagagaaaagaggtcccccatttcatgatggatttgattgtaaatagatatcctgagcttctgaaagtagtcaaattttatagatctgatgtaaatgaagagaaagtggtaaaacattgctggaaaatcatgtttttttttggcaaatgtctgtctgcggatttgtacaaaaagtaggctgaaccgcttcactttgtaaaaatgcaatacactattcattctgacagatgtgaggagaaaagtagcaggtcaacaggtcacttaaaagtgatttttgtgtttctctcggatAGATTTTTAAAGAGAAgttatttgcatttgtcttcagaacattgtgtcaaagccttgcattgatatatttgtatgtaaccctatgggaaattaattgtacttttgggACTGATTGGCTGAGTCTTGACCTGTTCCTACGTCACGCTGCGTATATTTAGAGCATACTACTGCAGACAAAAAACAACGCTACAAACTTTCATTATCGATAAAGAATAGATATAGCTCGAATGCTAGTGCATTTTTGATAAGATATCAAACGCAAATGTAtgcaaaattatatataataaaacagccgattttcaacaaaattaccAGTAAAATTCacacagcgcgatcgtaaatagctattttGTTTGATAAGTGAATATATTTAAACCGTTGCAACCATTAAATTGAAACTTTCGGcctgataataaaacaaaaaaacactttcTATTCggaatagaaaaatattgagaaatgaaataacggcatcaatttaaaaacatcgAGTAAAAATCTCTGGTCAACATCATACTTCGAGTGGTTAAGTACTAACACATTTATCGATACATACACAATAAGCGTGTAGTCAATAAATAAACTAGCTGTGTAGGcgtaaaaaagttgtttttataaatgtgtttttgaagatttaatataaaacaactgttaaatgttgttaaaacaagatttagctgatcaaaaggttccttctagctcatattaaatatattcattttacaaatcTGTTTTTAGCATCatgttacagatgtttaataaaacaataatgaaaaatatgtgtATTGAGGTGCAGTCTTAAgaattttttgttggatttaacgtcgcaccgacacatgatatgtcatatggcgactttccagctttaatggtggaggaagaccccaagaaatatttaaaattcttttacacaaacatttattgAACATGATAAAAGTTGGTAATcgtatttttttcataatggaaagtattatgcccccttttagtcTATAATTATAGCTATATAGAGTTTGATACACTTTATATATACTTCTCAATTGCACCCAGTGTTATTTTGAAGTATTGAATGCTATATAGGCTTCACTATTTATATTCTGTCAGAAATTGTgtacttatcttcatgaaactgctACCAAATTTTGTGTGCTTTTTaacttgttacattttcattttatttattgttattgggTTTAACGGAACAACATGCAAAGTATAGGTTGTATGGCGGTGGAGGGGGAAGACTGAAGGTGTCTGTCCAATCATTTTGTCATCAGCGGGCATTTGGAAGTACCACCTATCTTCTGTAAGCTAACTGGATGGCCTCTTCACAATTTCATTACGTAATTTTGTAACCGTTTCGAGTTCTGTATTGCCAAAGGTCCAGGTTCTGCCTTAGTCCATGCGTAGTCGGTAGGACATACCGGTCAAGGCTGAATGGGTATGTAACTTCATACCAGCCGATGCCTTAAGACAGCATGATTCTATGTCTCGAGTTCAACCTGTGTTCGATATGTGAACCCGCTGTAATATAAAGGGGCGATGTGATATAAAGAGGCGGTTACAGTCTCCTAGGTGTGACTCTGAGTACTGGTATATCCATTGACTTTAAAATCCAGCCAACGAAGAAAGAAACAATCTGGTAACAGTTCAAGAATTCTATTCAATTGTAGAAAAGTTTCAGTTATAAATGCAAAAGAGTACTTCACTAGTAGCGAACCTATGCACAGTGTAGTCCTTAAAAAATGATAGATCTCTCGTAATTATAGCGACCTTGAAAATTTCAGATCTGAAACCTTATCCTTTCTATACCTAATCAATCAAATAAAAGTAGGAAAAGTTAACCTAAACATTAACAATGTAGGCAATCAGTACCTTCGACCTGGAACAACGTATTAGACCTTTCTGCTTCGACAGTACTAATCAAATAACTTTAAATAAGCGATTCTACCTATTAAGTAATATCATCAGCCGACAATTAATAATAAAGTCTATCTATAAAAATTTCGGGAATCCACTGTCGGAACCTTCCCCAGTGGCACAGATCGGACTTTGGCCGTCTGTCTGCCTCTTTTTAAATGCACACGAACGTGGATTGGATAGGACTTATAATTTGACTGAAATACAATCAGCTTAATATCGTATTAATGCAATGCACTGGACAGGAAAGTTCTACCAGAAATGCGAAACGCCCTTACATGCATGCAGCTCAAGAACGAAATATAGatatctggccccgtgttcacaaaacatttttcgatctcagctgagtttgagtttgatattttaaatataaatttgacgAAATCTTCCAGGTTATATTTCAACTGAAACTGACCATAAATACTAAATGGCCACTTGAAAATATGCATTAACTTGAAATTCACTTTTAgtatgctatttagatagaaatgacatattaaatgtcataatcaaactcagcgtagactgaaaatgttttgtgaacacggggctgGTACAGTGAGTAAAGCATCTCTCCACGCTGGGACGTCCGATAAATAACCTAGGTTcaaggtattttatgtgacacacatgAAAATTATGCACCGAATGACTTTTGACTccgtttatttcactataaagggccTCTCAAGGGCGACTACCGGGAATGTCTTTCTTGTTACACCTAGTAGATAACATTTTAACATGATAGTCGTCCATCTTCATTCCGCGCTAGTACCATTGTGTTCTACTAAGTACACTGTAAAATATTCAGACTAGTAAGTAAAAAGTTGCAGTAAGCATAGGAGCGGCGCTTTGCATTTGTATCAACGagaaaaaatcaaacatctgAATGATATTAGCAATACACTGGATTCGTCAGTTCATGCTGAGCAAACTTCTCTAGGCTACAAAACTTCACAACAGATTTCAGTAAATACTGAAACCAAGTAAGTTTCATTGGGAAATAACGAAAGAAATCCTAAAGGTTGAGAACTCTGCAGTTTTAAATATTACACCGGATGATGCTCCCACCGTTTTTGTGCCTACTTGCATTAAGATGTCCTTGCATCGGCACCTGGGGTCCTCTACTATCAAAGGCTAGATGGTCATCATATGACCTGCATTGTGTCGGCCGGATTTAAAACCCAGCAAAACGTTCATTACCTTCgagtagtttcaaagttattgtccgaacaTCTATTTGCGAGAAGTAAGCATAAAAAGATTTCTTATAAAGTCCTAGAAGTGTTGCTAAGACACGTAAAACAGTCAGACCAACGAACAAAATGCATTTCTTACTCCCACATTTGCCTCGTGGGATATTATGAAAAATGCAGGTATTAGACGCAGTCCTCGTACACCGTAAAaggtaataggtaagggtaaatttctcggaagcatagagcaccaaaaACCCAGCCCCAGAGCCAcacatttacatagtaggcccacacgtaaaccacagcagcgctgACACGCAGGTACGAAAgacaaaggaaaaaaaacaacaataacactCACACATAAACAAACAAGTATAAAAATGTCATTGTCCTTAATAGCAAATGGAAAATTCTTTCCCAGATATTTTAAAGGATGTTTCACATAAATGTTGGCCATCTCTCTGTATTGAACGACTGGGTATATCCTATAAGAAACACACATTGGGAAATACATAAAACAATGCatcaaaaatacatcaaaaattataTTCAGTTGTATACAGACATGCCATCCTAGCTATTCATATTTGACCGTGTCaagtttcattcatatatttttgacaatttcgtTTTGAATAAAGCATTCCGGTAAAAAGCAAAACATGAGTAAAAAGAtaaattccattttatttattcatgtaaCAGATCCTCAAAAAGCGTTTTATTAAACatgacataaaaaaagaaaaatcgctaatatatttaacattctaacatgacttgttttgatttccagttaaacaaagaaggaattcaagctctgtatattctgcgataacaacggttgacgcgcgaaccgctaagagagcattatgacgccaattatgacgtcaaattgccacatgacgtccgatatattactcctcgggtaaatgaagtccagcataaattttattaaaatatgtcaatgagcatatcagaataaaaacaatcaatgccttattgtgatttatcgtcttatttaccacggttcatcgttcagatgcttcagtatttattcactcgggctaacgccctcgtggttcaattcctacgcatctgaactctgaaccgtggtaaatcagactataaaccactcgaaggctttgattatttgttgaatattaatatatattaatagttctatatttatgtaaatatatttacattcaatcAATGACACCAAACTTAGTGTAGGTAAATCTTATTAATTACACTATATGCACTATAAAGAAATAATGCATGTATTGTAAAATGCTACGTTACATGAAATGGAAAAATGATTCCCAGATATATTAAAGGTACCTGTATGTTTAAACGATGCCCTTATACAATTAATCCTAAACAGTTTTACAAACTTTCTATGAGATTAGTCGTTATTCAAAGTATACTTGAACTTGGACACTTCCAAGTCTTTTGTCCTTATACAATTAATCCTAAGCAGTTTTACAAACTTTCTATGAGATTAGTCGTTATTCAAAGTATACTTGAACTTGAACACTTCCAAGTCTTTTGTTTCGTTTTCccaaattttatcaaacatttcattCTGTGCAACAGTAAACCAGTTCTTCCAGTCTCCAACTTGCCCTACAGGTATAAAGAAGAGAGTTATTACAAACGCTTTGTTAATTTTCTTGACATATAACATAAACCTTCTTACAGTTATCATATCTAACAAAGCTCAGACTTGTATTGCCACATAGAGAACCTCCATGACCGAGTGGATTAGGTATGTTCCACACCATTGTGAGTTCAAAAGTCCTCGCTTTTAgggtttataattattttatgtgaggAACCGATCTAGCTTGCGGGAGGACGGCCGAATACTTAGGTACTGGTCTGTGCAAGAATTGCTCggggatattaaaaaaaaaaaaaaaaaaaaaaaaaaaataacacctgTATTGTAAAATAGTTTCATCCAGCTTAGGTAAATTGACTGAAACCAAAGATGACTGAGGAAGATATTTTTCATGTAGCTTTCTGTCACTAATAATCAGTATCAATTTTCACGGCGACTGTTTTCAgggtttttctgtcatatttatattaaatcaTTGATAAATATCTCAAAGACGCTTTTAAGTACGTCCTATTTGTTAAACAGGTAATAAGCATTTGTCAAGATTAAGGGAATCAATCAATCACCATTTGCAGGCTTCTAGTTTTCAAAAGTTACTATGATATATCATTCTCAATCTTAGAGGTAGCATTCATAAATAccattatattaatatatattaatagCCAGTGAAAGGTGACGAGTTTAATGCACACAGCCAGTCATAAGTAGACGATCTCCTGTTGaaagcattttgttttgtatCGGCTGAGTTTCTCATGAAAATCAGCATTTCCTATAAACATCACAAAACAAATACCTTTACGAAAGAATTTGAAACCTGGTTTGCTGTACTCTTCATATATTTTGCCTTCTCCTTTCTCCtcagacattttcttaaaaccGCACGTGTCAATGATGTCATTTTTCAGTTGTTCATCTAACTGTATGTCGAGAAACTTTAGCAACTTATCCAGCTCTTCTCTCCCATTCTGAAAAGATcacataaaaattatgaaaatgaaaccCAACCACAAAACCGCCATAAAAGGTACGACACAAAATATTTAGTTTGTTAATATTACTAATAACTAATGCAAAACGTTTTCTTGTTGTATACATGATCAATATgcatgaaaacaacaacaaataaaaattcCAGTAAACCGTCGgtggtaaaattatacaagttacatattcgtttagacaatgttttaatttaatttataaaagttatttcattaaaatatcttgtgttcggaacattctacaattatttaaagttaatgaaaagTACGGTGATAcagcttttatctttaattacgtacagacggacgaacagatgttgtctttgtCTTTTTCGTCACAAACATTCATATTTTGTCATGttctttcaaaacaagtttttatttgcagatatttacccaaaatatatattttataagcactttttccttattttactgctaatattttaagccaaaaatggcaaagttcagcaaatgttcccgacggcgtgcccgtcggggaagaacattgtttgtaatattcgattaggcaatactacttattaaaagaaatttcactttgataccttacttttaacactttaaattataaaatgaaattaatggaTTGTtagaaaaaatgcgaccaagattagccggtatttattcaagtgaacaccggtcgacgcacgacaattgCGATGCGACATtgtgaaaatgtcgcttcgtattgtcgagtgtcacttcgcgtgtcgtttATCGTTTGGAATtttcgcgcgtcgaccctcaccaaAACCCGcaacacgcgacatacgatacgacatttggaaaatgtcacttcgcgttgtcgagcgtcctttgtgattatcgcatgtcgtttgataatgtcgccgtcgcgtctgcaaggtcgacacacgacaacgcgaagtgacaacgcgacattacgaagtgacatagcgacaatgcgatatgacgctcgacaacgcgaagtgacatcgcgatatatcatgattttaaaaatgtaacatttcaaagtggatatcgcgacattgtcgtttgggattgtcgtcgtcgtttgcgattgtcgggtgttgTTGTTAAGGGAGGATATACATACGTGTTATTTCTTAAAGTGACAGTTATGATGTTGGTACTTTGTTACACATTACGTAagacgttgtcacatattttctGTTATCACTACGAGATTGCAACACTTGTGGAAAATTGCAATCCTCACGGTAGTGGAACTGCGGTAGAGTTCGACTCTGATACAGATTTATCTCCCGttaacgatttacagtcaactcggcCCAATTTCGGTAATTTCGTATCTCTTGAGGATTTCAAAAGTGATTATTTCGCACCCCCACCCTCCGTTCTCGGCCCTTCCTTTTTAGTCTTAGAAGTggcaaagtttcctagattatgatttaTACAATTATGATCTAAAAAAaagtgttctgtaaaatatgtttctacataaaagcatgaaaattttactttaaaaacgttcttgttttgctttataaataccgaaaagtttacaagtttattacTAGAATACGTATGGGCACAATGATACTATAAAACGTTATTTAAAAACAGTAGGTAATAGACGAACCATTTTCAGATCTTCATAGAACATAATGTGCAGAGGGAATCCTGGATCATTCTGTACTTCGCGCTGCCATTTCAACAAATATTCACTGTACCTCCCATATtccactgaaaatatattttcgcCGGGTTTTAACAATAACGACAGTCTAAAAGTTTTGTCCTGTCTTCTGTCCTGCTTCTGGTAAACCGGAAGTCACGGTTTAATTCTCTAATACTTCAAAAATAAGCAAACGGAGCTATCAtaataagtttcattaaaatctacattactgaagaaattctattcctaaaaatgtcatcaaaatagtATCCCATTGTGAAAACTTGAGTAAGGTCCATGACcctatcattttttattttgtaattcacGCAGCCATTCTAACAAATAGTCGCTGTACTTCATATACTCtactgaaaataattataattatagtgTTGCGATAATCGAACTCTTAGAGTAATGGTTCTGTATAAGTATCTACTTTTACCTTACGTGTTTCAGAATACTAAAATCAAGCTGATAAAAACTAATCTCTTGAAGCCTTTATTCCTGCTCAAGTAAGGTAAACTTATGTATATTTAGCTTTGATAAAAATCGCGATGCCTACCCCGATACTTTACAGAATATCATGATATACCGCAGTACGGATATAAGTCGTGATACCGAAAACACTAAACGACGGATTGCTATGATAAatggaatattgaaaaaaaaactattaatctCTTGAAAACCTTAAGTGTATATATGTTGATATGAGACAATATGTACAATTCTATGATAATTCTCGTGAAACAGGACGTACAATTAATGCTCTTGGAACGACAAAATAGACAAAGTGAAAACACACAAGTCGTACAATACGCAGTAAATATTGCAGATCGGTTTGATTAATTAAGCATGTTGGATTTTTTATACATCTCATCATGGTTTAAACTATGGCGCTTCATAATAACTAGCTTAACATTCGTCCAGACTTACTGAAGGAGCTAAATTTGCTTTACTAATACGGTCTGGATGTCTCTGTATTGTTATACAATTATTAATACTCgtcataaaagtaaataattaaaacatagCAAGTGTTGAACTTACATTTTCCTTGCACAAACACTGGCAACCAGTCTTCCCATTTACCATCGTAATCGTATGATTTGAAACCCTTCATATGATTGTAATATGATACAGCTGTGTCTTTGGGATTCCGTAAACATAAAACTGTCTTGATCTGCTTTGCCTTCATACCAGCCAGAGGGAGAAATCTACAATATTATTAGTAAGCATTAACAAATGTATACAGAAATGGAGTCATTTTACGTAGAAATAAAGGACAAAGATTACAGGAAATAGCGTAAAGTGCAGCCTCCACGGAATGAACCAAATAAAAAAACCCGAAGC
The genomic region above belongs to Mercenaria mercenaria strain notata chromosome 12, MADL_Memer_1, whole genome shotgun sequence and contains:
- the LOC128547471 gene encoding sulfotransferase 1B1-like isoform X2 — translated: MTEVKVPDAGGATMKMVDIGGFIHPNFYRSGPEAQQLFDTVPNYIFRNDDIMLCTFSTNWVFEILMMILNRSAKRIETNKSLTMLECVTAEETDQQPSPRVVNCHFPPRFLPLAGMKAKQIKTVLCLRNPKDTAVSYYNHMKGFKSYDYDGKWEDWLPVFVQGKLEYGRYSEYLLKWQREVQNDPGFPLHIMFYEDLKMNGREELDKLLKFLDIQLDEQLKNDIIDTCGFKKMSEEKGEGKIYEEYSKPGFKFFRKGQVGDWKNWFTVAQNEMFDKIWENETKDLEVFKFKYTLNND
- the LOC128547471 gene encoding sulfotransferase 1B1-like isoform X1, whose amino-acid sequence is MTEVKVPDAGGATMKMVDIGGFIHPNFYRSGPEAQQLFDTVPNYIFRNDDIMLCTFSKTGTNWVFEILMMILNRSAKRIETNKSLTMLECVTAEETDQQPSPRVVNCHFPPRFLPLAGMKAKQIKTVLCLRNPKDTAVSYYNHMKGFKSYDYDGKWEDWLPVFVQGKLEYGRYSEYLLKWQREVQNDPGFPLHIMFYEDLKMNGREELDKLLKFLDIQLDEQLKNDIIDTCGFKKMSEEKGEGKIYEEYSKPGFKFFRKGQVGDWKNWFTVAQNEMFDKIWENETKDLEVFKFKYTLNND